The Medicago truncatula cultivar Jemalong A17 chromosome 4, MtrunA17r5.0-ANR, whole genome shotgun sequence genome includes a region encoding these proteins:
- the LOC112421147 gene encoding uncharacterized protein isoform X1, with product MTPYEYARSKRIEVINEKIHALNLPILAQSLVKSSSATKKPSSSVKGRSRFVQPGALEVANKKRLRSHDLPQAPPPPTHVTQAPPPPTHVTPPPAPVQETYPLTSKVTTLPKIVEVTELPSSQATSHNHSIPFPDSEDDVLDDAPNITQKKKSKYWDLEVINGVGHVSNMRLVVYDVLLESPNGTRIITRWNGRQPVGEAAGFLASFLGTLARMYRDFPIMFESWDKIPEKTKTKVYDEKIKTKFVVDDGDNKSYILTSIGRKWKDERCRLFKEHYKWDLPLEVNLANYPRHIGPTDWALFVAYRRKPDTQKKARKNVANRKKLTTPHTLGKKSLARKKDELEVKDGREYSRAEMFSVSHKDSKGLYVNEEAKKKAEQLQIEMQNTPENEAFVKVFGKEHPGYVRSMGLGIPPSQISTSHRARATSSFEANEKMLKMQAEIDSLKDKASQVDILKEQVAFLMQMQNSREKQPTNTESPRDGVRSSESSYPP from the exons TCTGTGAAGGGTCGTTCAAGGTTTGTACAACCTGGAGCTCTTGAGGTAGCAAACAAGAAGCGCCTTCGTTCGCATGACTTACCACAAGCCCCTCCACCACCCACACATGTGACACAAGCCCCTCCACCACCCACACATGTGACACCACCACCTGCACCAGTCCAAGAGACATATCCACTAACTAGCAAGGTGACAACACTGCCGAAAATAGTCGAGGTGACTGAACTGCCATCTTCCCAGgccacatcacataatcattctATTCCATTccctgattctgaagatgacgtgTTAGATGATGCGCCCAATATTactcaaaaaaagaaatctaaATATTGGGATTTAGAAGTTATAA ATGGGGTGGGTCATGTTTCAAACATGCGTTTAGTGGTGTATGATGTGTTGCTTGAATCTCCTAATGGAACAAGGATAATAACAAGATGGAATGGCCGTCAACCAGTGGGAGAAGCAGCTGGTTTTTTAGCGAGTTTTTTGGGTACCCTTGCTAGAATGTATAGAGACTTTCCAATAATGTTTGAAAGTTGGGACAAAATTCcagagaaaacaaaaactaaagtTTATGATGAAAAAATAAAG acaaaatttgttgttgatgatggaGACAACAAAAGCTATATTTTGACAAGTATTGGAAGGAAATGGAAGGATGAAAGATGTCGGTTGTTCAAGGAACATTATAAATGGGATCTCCCATTAGAAGTGAATCTTGCGAATTATCCACGTCATATTGGCCCAACCGATTGGGCTCTTTTTGTAGCATATAGGCGGAAGCCGGACACGCAAAAGAAGGCGCGAAAAAATGTAGCAAATAGGAAAAAACTAACGACCCCTCATACACTAGGAAAAAAGTCTCTTGCGAGGAAGAAAGATGAGTTG GAAGTGAAAGATGGTCGAGAATACAGTAGGGCAGAAATGTTTTCAGTTTCTCATAAGGACTCCAAAGGGCTATATGTCAATGAAGAGGCCAAGAAAAAAGCT GAACAATTGCAAATTGAAATGCAAAACACTCCTGAGAATGAAGCATTTGTCAAAGTGTTTGGAAAAGAACATCCTGGATATGTGCGTTCTATGGGACTTGGGATACCACCATCTCAAATCTCTACTTCTCACCGTGCTAGAGCGACATCTTCCTTTGAGGCTAATGAGAAGATGTTGAAAATGCAAGCCGAAATCGATTCACTTAAGGATAAGGCTTCACAAGTTgatatcttgaaggaacaaGTGGCATTTTTGATGCAAATGCAGAATTCTAGAGAAAAACAG ccAACAAACACAGAATCACCAAGAGATGGTGTGCGCTCCTCCGAGTCTAGTTACCCACCTTGA
- the LOC112421147 gene encoding uncharacterized protein isoform X2: MTPYEYARSKRIEVINEKIHALNLPILAQSLVKSSSATKKPSSGRSRFVQPGALEVANKKRLRSHDLPQAPPPPTHVTQAPPPPTHVTPPPAPVQETYPLTSKVTTLPKIVEVTELPSSQATSHNHSIPFPDSEDDVLDDAPNITQKKKSKYWDLEVINGVGHVSNMRLVVYDVLLESPNGTRIITRWNGRQPVGEAAGFLASFLGTLARMYRDFPIMFESWDKIPEKTKTKVYDEKIKTKFVVDDGDNKSYILTSIGRKWKDERCRLFKEHYKWDLPLEVNLANYPRHIGPTDWALFVAYRRKPDTQKKARKNVANRKKLTTPHTLGKKSLARKKDELEVKDGREYSRAEMFSVSHKDSKGLYVNEEAKKKAEQLQIEMQNTPENEAFVKVFGKEHPGYVRSMGLGIPPSQISTSHRARATSSFEANEKMLKMQAEIDSLKDKASQVDILKEQVAFLMQMQNSREKQPTNTESPRDGVRSSESSYPP, from the exons GGTCGTTCAAGGTTTGTACAACCTGGAGCTCTTGAGGTAGCAAACAAGAAGCGCCTTCGTTCGCATGACTTACCACAAGCCCCTCCACCACCCACACATGTGACACAAGCCCCTCCACCACCCACACATGTGACACCACCACCTGCACCAGTCCAAGAGACATATCCACTAACTAGCAAGGTGACAACACTGCCGAAAATAGTCGAGGTGACTGAACTGCCATCTTCCCAGgccacatcacataatcattctATTCCATTccctgattctgaagatgacgtgTTAGATGATGCGCCCAATATTactcaaaaaaagaaatctaaATATTGGGATTTAGAAGTTATAA ATGGGGTGGGTCATGTTTCAAACATGCGTTTAGTGGTGTATGATGTGTTGCTTGAATCTCCTAATGGAACAAGGATAATAACAAGATGGAATGGCCGTCAACCAGTGGGAGAAGCAGCTGGTTTTTTAGCGAGTTTTTTGGGTACCCTTGCTAGAATGTATAGAGACTTTCCAATAATGTTTGAAAGTTGGGACAAAATTCcagagaaaacaaaaactaaagtTTATGATGAAAAAATAAAG acaaaatttgttgttgatgatggaGACAACAAAAGCTATATTTTGACAAGTATTGGAAGGAAATGGAAGGATGAAAGATGTCGGTTGTTCAAGGAACATTATAAATGGGATCTCCCATTAGAAGTGAATCTTGCGAATTATCCACGTCATATTGGCCCAACCGATTGGGCTCTTTTTGTAGCATATAGGCGGAAGCCGGACACGCAAAAGAAGGCGCGAAAAAATGTAGCAAATAGGAAAAAACTAACGACCCCTCATACACTAGGAAAAAAGTCTCTTGCGAGGAAGAAAGATGAGTTG GAAGTGAAAGATGGTCGAGAATACAGTAGGGCAGAAATGTTTTCAGTTTCTCATAAGGACTCCAAAGGGCTATATGTCAATGAAGAGGCCAAGAAAAAAGCT GAACAATTGCAAATTGAAATGCAAAACACTCCTGAGAATGAAGCATTTGTCAAAGTGTTTGGAAAAGAACATCCTGGATATGTGCGTTCTATGGGACTTGGGATACCACCATCTCAAATCTCTACTTCTCACCGTGCTAGAGCGACATCTTCCTTTGAGGCTAATGAGAAGATGTTGAAAATGCAAGCCGAAATCGATTCACTTAAGGATAAGGCTTCACAAGTTgatatcttgaaggaacaaGTGGCATTTTTGATGCAAATGCAGAATTCTAGAGAAAAACAG ccAACAAACACAGAATCACCAAGAGATGGTGTGCGCTCCTCCGAGTCTAGTTACCCACCTTGA